Proteins encoded in a region of the Triplophysa dalaica isolate WHDGS20190420 chromosome 10, ASM1584641v1, whole genome shotgun sequence genome:
- the LOC130430710 gene encoding putative ankyrin repeat protein RF_0987 translates to MEREVPMGKLRELEPSNPDIPMVTLKDEPQRNSGNPIAPETLNINTHPSSPDVTATPSFSSSLTPEYSSPHISPPRSAIPATPATPSYEPSPPPIVPPSPASSAYGGGLFSPLLFSEDELSMLENMGES, encoded by the exons ATGGAGAGAGAGGTCCCCATGGGGAAGTTGCGAGAGCTGGAGCCCAGCAACCCTGACATCCCCATGGTGACCCTGAAGGATGAGCCGCAGCGCAATTCAG GAAACCCCATCGCTCCTGAGACCCTAAACATAAACACCCACCCTTCTTCCCCTGATGTGACTGCCACCCCTTCCTTCAGCTCCTCTCTCACTCCTGAATATTCAAGCCCTCACATCAGCCCTCCTAGAAGTGCCATCCCTGCCACGCCAGCCACCCCTTCATATGAGCCTTCCCCCCCACCCATCGTCCCTCCCTCTCCTGCCTCTTCAGCCTACGGGGGAGGCTTATTCAGTCCCCTCCTATTTAGTGAGGATGAACTCAGTATGTTGGAGAACATGGGTGAGTCTTAA